In the genome of Archangium lipolyticum, the window TAGATGGGGCTCCCATCGCTCTCGTAGGTGCGGATCCACCCGCGCACCCGCTCGCGCCCGTCCGCCCCGTCATCCACCGCGACGATGGCGCCCTTCACCCCGTGACGCTGGAGGTTCGTGGCGCTCGGCAGGACGAGCTGCTGCACGTGCCGCGCGAACCACCCCCACAGCCGACCGCCGAGCCGGAAGCCGGGCTTCCAGTCCGGGACGACCCAGAGCGTGTAGCTCGCGGTGTGCTCGTAGAAGCGGCGGACCTCGGGGTCCACCCGGAGCGGGTCGAAGTCGGGACGCGCGTACTCGGAGAAGTCGTCCACGAGGCCGGTGGGCTGGCGTCCATCCGGTGGCGCGAGACGCTCGAAGAAGCGCGGGCCCGTGCGCCCGCGGGAGCTCAGCCGGCTGAACACCACGCCCGCCACGTTGGCGCGCGAGGCGGGATTGAGCAGGCGCAGCCCGAGCACCCCGAGCCCCACGAAGCCCAGGGCGTTCAGCGTGCCGTGGAAGCGGAGCATGGTGGGCAGCGCCACGAGGCTCGGGCGGAAGAGGCCCCAGAGGACGGCGAGCGTGGTGGAGCCGAGCACGGCGAGGCCCGAGCCCACCAGCAGCCAGCGGCCCACGCCCCCGGAGCGCACCCGCGAGGCGCCCACGAACAGGAGCCCCGCCACCCCGGGCAACAGGAGCATGTAGAGGGACACGCCGAGCACCTCGAGGACACGGTTGCCGGCGATGCCCGCGGCGAGCAGGGGGAAGGCTCCCATGAGCCCCACGGCGGGGACGGGATGGAGCCGCCAGGCGCGAGGCGCGGACGCGCGGTGGTGCCAGAGGAGCCGGCCGAGCAGCCCCACGAGGAGCAGGGCTCCAAAGGCGGCGAAGTGGAAGTGGATGGCGGTGAGCAGGACCCAGAGGCCCTGGAAGCCCAGGAAGGAGAAGTCACCCAACCAGGCGAGCATCCAGACGGCACCGCCCGGGAGGAACAGCAGGGCCACGTCGAGGGCCAGCTCCTCCACGAGGAACGCGCTGCGTCCGGCCAGCCGCGCGAGCCCGTGCAGCGCGGCGCAGGCGGTGAAGAGCAGATAGGGCAGGCCCAGGGCGAAGCGGACCTGCCAGGGCGGCTCCAGGACGAACGCTGGCACGAGCGCCAGGG includes:
- a CDS encoding YndJ family protein; translation: MTRGTAVGGGIWVILLGWRWATEGFHEFLLAQTLFLLAPLVLVPLGLPLTAVPVRSGRVSRLYTLARVLLPIGALALVPAFVLEPPWQVRFALGLPYLLFTACAALHGLARLAGRSAFLVEELALDVALLFLPGGAVWMLAWLGDFSFLGFQGLWVLLTAIHFHFAAFGALLLVGLLGRLLWHHRASAPRAWRLHPVPAVGLMGAFPLLAAGIAGNRVLEVLGVSLYMLLLPGVAGLLFVGASRVRSGGVGRWLLVGSGLAVLGSTTLAVLWGLFRPSLVALPTMLRFHGTLNALGFVGLGVLGLRLLNPASRANVAGVVFSRLSSRGRTGPRFFERLAPPDGRQPTGLVDDFSEYARPDFDPLRVDPEVRRFYEHTASYTLWVVPDWKPGFRLGGRLWGWFARHVQQLVLPSATNLQRHGVKGAIVAVDDGADGRERVRGWIRTYESDGSPIYVAAYSSHVAGAMRYMNIAFPLPFSNMTSILRLDHDAPGGTGLRLTSCAQEEAPGGDQGVYLANPLLPLRLPLNETIWVWSAGGTPATEPPCDDPAVVLRARHEMWFFGRKYLELHYFIQRVGEADPA